From one Streptomyces sp. SCSIO 30461 genomic stretch:
- the gltB gene encoding glutamate synthase large subunit, with the protein MRSDAWSPMDGRPAPQGMYDPRNEHDACGVGFVATLTGVASHELVEQALTVLRNLEHRGATGSEPDSGDGAGILLQVPDAFFREVAGFELPEAGAYAVGTAFIPESGQDEAVSRIEAIAAEEGLTVLGWRDVPVAPELLGATARSTMPLFRQLFVSGGTSQAEGSGGGTSTGIVLDRKAFVLRKRAEREAGVYFPSLSARTIVYKGMLTTGQLEPFFPDLSDRRLATAVALVHSRFSTNTFPSWPLAHPYRFVAHNGEINTVKGNRNWMRARESQLVSDLFGNGGDGSLERIFPICTPDASDSASFDEVLELLHLGGRSLPHSVLMMVPEAWENHDSMDPARRAFYQYHSTMMEPWDGPACVTFTDGVQVGAVLDRNGLRPGRYWVTDDGLVVLSSEVGVLDIDPAKVVRKGRLQPGRMFLVDTAEHRIIEDDEIKSALAAEQPYQEWLEAGEIELEDLPEREHIVHTHASVTRRQQTFGYTEEELRVLLAPMARTGAEPIGSMGTDSPIAALSERPRLLFDYFTQLFAQVTNPPLDAIREELVTSLYSSLGPEGNLLDPNAASCRSVTLPFPVIDNDELAKLIHINADGNMPGMKAATLSGLYRVSGGGDALAARIDAICAEADAAIESGVRLIVLSDRHSDAEHAPIPSLLLTAAVHHHLIRTKQRTQVGLLVEAGDVREVHHVALLIGFGAAAVNPYLAMESVEDLLRAGTFIEGVEPEQAIRNLIKALGKGVLKVMSKMGISTVASYRGAQVFEAVGLDEAFVARYFAGTATKIGGAGLEVVAKEVAARHAKAYPASGIAPAHRALEIGGEYQWRREGEPHLFDPETVFRLQHATRGKRYDIFKKYTDRVNEQSERLMTLRGLFGFRSDREPISIDEVEPVSEIVKRFSTGAMSYGSISKEAHETLAIAMNQLGGKSNTGEGGEDPDRLYDPERRSAIKQVASGRFGVTSEYLVNADDIQIKMAQGAKPGEGGQLPGHKVYPWVAKTRHSTPGVGLISPPPHHDIYSIEDLAQLIHDLKNANPAARIHVKLVSEVGVGTVAAGVSKAHADVVLISGHDGGTGASPLTSLKHAGGPWELGLAETQQTLLLNGLRDRIVVQTDGQLKTGRDVVIAALLGAEEFGFATAPLVVSGCVMMRVCHLDTCPVGIATQNPVLRERYNGKAEFVVNFFEFIAEEVRELLAELGFRTLEEAVGHAELLDTSQAVNHWKAQGLDLAPLFHVPELPEGAVRHQLIEQDHGLAKALDNELIRLSADALAADSAEEAQPVRAQIAIRNINRTVGTMLGHEVTKKFGGAGLPEDTIDITFTGSAGQSFGAFLPHGVTLRLEGDANDYVGKGLSGGRVIVRPDRGADHLAEYSTIAGNTIAYGATGGELFLRGRTGERFCVRNSGALVVSEGVGDHGCEYMTGGHAVVLGETGRNFAAGMSGGIAYVIDLDRDSVNVGNAGAVEALDDTDKQWLHDVVRRHHEETGSTVAERLLAEWTVAVERFSKIIPTTYKAVLAAKDAAELAGLSERETTEKMMEAATNG; encoded by the coding sequence ATGCGTTCCGACGCCTGGTCGCCCATGGACGGTCGCCCCGCCCCGCAGGGGATGTACGACCCTCGTAACGAGCACGACGCCTGCGGTGTCGGGTTCGTGGCCACCCTCACCGGTGTAGCCAGCCATGAGCTGGTCGAGCAGGCGCTGACCGTTCTGCGCAACCTGGAGCACCGCGGCGCCACCGGCTCCGAGCCCGACTCGGGTGACGGCGCCGGAATCCTCCTCCAGGTCCCGGACGCGTTCTTCCGCGAGGTCGCCGGATTCGAGCTCCCCGAGGCCGGCGCGTACGCCGTCGGCACCGCCTTCATTCCCGAGTCCGGGCAGGACGAGGCCGTCTCGCGCATCGAGGCGATCGCCGCCGAGGAAGGGCTGACCGTCCTCGGCTGGCGCGACGTCCCCGTCGCCCCCGAGCTGCTCGGTGCCACCGCCCGCTCCACCATGCCGCTGTTCCGCCAGCTCTTCGTGAGTGGCGGTACCTCCCAAGCCGAAGGCTCCGGCGGGGGCACCAGCACCGGGATCGTCCTCGACCGCAAGGCGTTCGTGCTGCGCAAGCGCGCCGAGCGCGAGGCCGGGGTGTACTTCCCGTCGCTCTCCGCGCGCACCATCGTCTACAAGGGCATGCTGACCACGGGCCAGCTTGAGCCCTTCTTCCCCGACCTGTCGGACCGCCGCCTCGCCACCGCCGTGGCCCTGGTCCACTCCCGGTTCTCCACCAACACGTTCCCGAGCTGGCCGCTCGCCCACCCGTACCGCTTCGTCGCCCACAACGGAGAGATCAACACCGTCAAGGGCAACCGCAACTGGATGCGCGCCCGCGAGTCCCAGCTGGTCAGCGACCTCTTCGGGAACGGCGGCGACGGCTCCCTGGAGCGGATCTTCCCGATCTGCACCCCCGACGCATCCGACTCCGCCTCCTTCGACGAGGTCCTGGAGCTGCTGCACCTCGGTGGCCGCTCGCTGCCGCACAGCGTGCTGATGATGGTCCCCGAGGCGTGGGAGAACCACGACTCGATGGACCCGGCCCGGCGTGCCTTCTACCAGTACCACTCCACGATGATGGAGCCCTGGGACGGCCCCGCCTGTGTCACGTTCACCGACGGCGTCCAGGTCGGCGCTGTCCTCGACCGCAACGGTCTGCGCCCCGGCCGCTACTGGGTCACCGACGACGGCCTCGTCGTGCTCTCCTCCGAGGTCGGCGTGCTGGACATCGACCCGGCCAAGGTCGTCCGCAAGGGCCGTCTGCAGCCAGGCCGGATGTTCCTGGTGGACACCGCCGAGCACCGCATCATCGAGGATGACGAGATCAAGTCGGCCCTCGCCGCCGAGCAGCCGTACCAGGAGTGGCTCGAAGCCGGTGAGATCGAGCTCGAGGACCTCCCCGAGCGCGAGCACATCGTCCACACCCACGCCTCCGTCACCCGCCGCCAGCAGACCTTCGGCTACACCGAGGAAGAGCTGCGCGTCCTGCTCGCCCCGATGGCCCGCACCGGCGCCGAGCCGATCGGCTCCATGGGCACGGACTCCCCGATCGCGGCGCTCTCCGAGCGTCCCCGGCTGCTGTTCGACTACTTCACCCAGCTGTTCGCGCAGGTCACCAACCCGCCGCTGGACGCCATCCGCGAGGAGCTCGTCACCTCGCTGTACTCGTCCCTCGGCCCCGAGGGCAATCTGCTGGACCCGAACGCGGCCTCCTGCCGCTCGGTCACCCTGCCGTTCCCGGTGATCGACAACGATGAGCTGGCCAAGCTCATCCACATCAACGCCGACGGCAACATGCCCGGCATGAAGGCCGCGACCCTCTCCGGCCTCTACCGGGTCTCCGGCGGCGGCGACGCGCTGGCCGCGCGTATCGACGCGATCTGCGCCGAGGCGGACGCCGCCATCGAGTCCGGCGTCCGGCTGATCGTGCTCTCCGACCGTCACTCCGACGCCGAGCACGCCCCCATCCCGTCGCTGCTGCTCACCGCCGCCGTGCACCACCACCTGATCCGCACCAAGCAGCGCACCCAGGTGGGCCTGCTGGTCGAGGCCGGGGACGTGCGCGAGGTGCACCATGTCGCGCTGCTCATCGGCTTCGGAGCCGCGGCCGTCAACCCGTACCTCGCGATGGAGTCGGTCGAGGACCTGCTGCGCGCCGGTACGTTCATCGAGGGCGTCGAGCCCGAGCAGGCGATCCGCAACCTGATCAAGGCACTCGGCAAGGGCGTGCTCAAGGTCATGTCCAAGATGGGCATCTCGACCGTGGCGTCCTACCGCGGCGCGCAGGTCTTCGAGGCCGTCGGTCTGGACGAGGCCTTCGTCGCCCGCTACTTCGCCGGCACCGCCACCAAGATCGGCGGCGCCGGTCTCGAAGTGGTCGCCAAGGAGGTCGCCGCCCGGCACGCCAAGGCCTATCCCGCCAGCGGCATCGCCCCGGCGCACCGCGCGCTGGAGATCGGCGGCGAGTACCAGTGGCGCCGCGAGGGCGAGCCGCACCTGTTCGACCCGGAGACCGTCTTCCGGCTCCAGCACGCCACCCGCGGCAAGCGCTACGACATCTTCAAGAAGTACACCGACCGGGTGAACGAGCAGTCCGAGCGGCTGATGACGTTGCGCGGCCTGTTCGGCTTCAGGTCCGACCGCGAGCCGATCTCCATCGACGAGGTCGAGCCGGTCAGTGAGATCGTCAAGCGCTTCTCCACCGGTGCCATGTCGTACGGCTCCATCTCCAAGGAGGCGCACGAGACCCTCGCCATCGCCATGAACCAGCTGGGCGGCAAGTCCAACACGGGTGAGGGCGGCGAGGACCCGGACCGCCTGTACGACCCCGAGCGCAGGTCCGCGATCAAGCAGGTGGCGTCCGGCCGCTTCGGCGTCACCTCCGAGTACCTGGTCAACGCCGACGACATCCAGATCAAGATGGCCCAGGGCGCCAAGCCGGGCGAGGGCGGTCAACTGCCCGGCCACAAGGTCTACCCGTGGGTGGCCAAGACCCGGCACTCCACCCCGGGCGTCGGCCTGATCTCCCCGCCGCCGCACCACGACATCTACTCCATCGAGGACCTGGCGCAGCTGATCCACGACCTCAAGAACGCCAACCCTGCCGCTCGTATCCATGTGAAGCTGGTGTCCGAGGTCGGTGTCGGCACGGTCGCAGCGGGGGTCTCCAAGGCTCACGCGGACGTGGTCCTGATCTCGGGCCATGACGGAGGTACCGGCGCCTCCCCGCTCACCTCGCTGAAGCATGCGGGCGGCCCCTGGGAGCTCGGCCTCGCCGAAACCCAGCAGACCCTGCTGCTCAACGGGCTGCGGGACCGGATCGTCGTACAGACCGACGGCCAGCTCAAGACCGGCCGCGATGTCGTCATCGCCGCGCTGCTCGGCGCCGAGGAGTTCGGCTTCGCCACCGCACCGCTCGTCGTCTCCGGCTGCGTCATGATGCGGGTCTGCCACCTGGACACCTGCCCGGTCGGCATCGCCACCCAGAACCCGGTGCTGCGCGAGCGCTACAACGGCAAGGCCGAATTCGTCGTGAACTTCTTCGAGTTCATCGCCGAAGAGGTCCGCGAGCTGCTCGCCGAGCTGGGCTTCCGCACCCTGGAGGAGGCCGTCGGCCACGCCGAACTGCTCGACACCTCACAGGCCGTGAACCACTGGAAGGCCCAGGGCCTCGACCTGGCCCCGCTGTTCCACGTGCCCGAGCTGCCCGAAGGCGCCGTGCGCCACCAGCTGATCGAGCAGGACCACGGTCTGGCGAAGGCCCTGGACAACGAGCTGATCCGGCTGTCCGCCGACGCGCTGGCCGCCGACTCGGCCGAGGAGGCGCAGCCGGTCCGCGCCCAGATCGCGATCCGCAACATCAACCGGACCGTCGGCACCATGCTGGGCCACGAGGTGACCAAGAAGTTCGGCGGCGCGGGCCTGCCCGAAGACACCATCGACATCACCTTCACCGGCTCCGCCGGCCAGTCCTTCGGCGCGTTCCTGCCGCACGGTGTCACGCTGCGCCTGGAGGGCGACGCCAACGACTACGTCGGCAAGGGCCTCTCCGGCGGGCGGGTCATCGTCCGCCCGGACCGCGGCGCCGACCACCTGGCCGAGTACTCCACCATCGCGGGCAACACCATCGCCTACGGCGCCACCGGCGGCGAGCTGTTCCTGCGCGGCCGCACCGGCGAGCGCTTCTGCGTCCGCAATTCCGGCGCGCTGGTGGTCTCCGAGGGTGTGGGCGACCACGGCTGCGAGTACATGACCGGTGGTCACGCCGTCGTACTCGGCGAGACCGGACGCAACTTCGCGGCCGGTATGTCCGGCGGCATCGCGTACGTCATCGACCTCGACCGCGACAGCGTCAACGTCGGCAACGCGGGCGCCGTCGAAGCGCTGGACGACACCGACAAGCAGTGGCTGCACGATGTCGTGCGCCGCCACCACGAGGAGACGGGCTCCACCGTCGCCGAGCGGCTGCTCGCCGAGTGGACCGTCGCCGTCGAGCGCTTCAGCAAGATCATCCCGACCACGTACAAGGCAGTGCTCGCCGCCAAGGACGCCGCTGAGCTCGCCGGTCTCTCCGAGCGGGAGACCACCGAGAAGATGATGGAGGCGGCGACCAATGGCTGA
- a CDS encoding VIT1/CCC1 transporter family protein, protein MSIIETEAALHEAHRDNHTHRDVNGGWLRPAVFGAMDGLVSNLALMTGVAGGAVSQQVIVITGLAGLAAGAFSMAAGEYTSVASQRELVQAELDVERRELRKHPVDEMEELAALYVARGVEPRLAREVAVQLSRDPEQALEIHAREELGIDPDDLPSPAVAAVSSFASFALGALVPVLPYLLGATALWPAVLCALIGLFACGALVARVTARGWWFSGLRQLALGGAAAALTYGVGSLVGAAI, encoded by the coding sequence GTGTCCATCATCGAGACCGAGGCCGCACTTCACGAGGCGCACCGCGACAACCACACGCACCGCGACGTGAACGGCGGCTGGCTGCGTCCCGCGGTGTTCGGGGCCATGGACGGGCTTGTCTCCAACCTCGCCTTGATGACCGGTGTCGCCGGTGGAGCCGTCTCCCAGCAGGTCATCGTCATCACCGGCCTCGCGGGACTCGCGGCGGGTGCCTTCTCGATGGCGGCCGGCGAGTACACATCGGTGGCCTCGCAGCGCGAGCTCGTCCAGGCCGAGCTGGACGTCGAGCGCCGGGAACTGCGCAAGCACCCGGTGGACGAGATGGAGGAGCTCGCCGCCCTCTACGTGGCGCGCGGCGTGGAGCCGCGCCTCGCCCGCGAGGTGGCCGTACAGCTCTCCCGCGACCCCGAGCAGGCGCTGGAGATCCACGCCCGTGAGGAGCTCGGCATAGACCCGGACGACCTGCCGTCGCCTGCCGTCGCCGCAGTCTCGTCCTTCGCCTCGTTCGCCCTCGGTGCTCTGGTGCCGGTGCTGCCGTACCTGCTCGGCGCCACCGCCCTGTGGCCCGCCGTGCTGTGCGCGCTGATCGGCCTGTTCGCCTGCGGTGCGCTCGTCGCCCGGGTGACGGCCCGCGGTTGGTGGTTCAGCGGACTGCGGCAGCTGGCGCTCGGTGGCGCCGCCGCGGCGCTCACTTATGGGGTCGGATCCCTGGTCGGGGCCGCGATATGA